A stretch of the Janthinobacterium sp. B9-8 genome encodes the following:
- a CDS encoding DUF2138 domain-containing protein, whose translation MMKKISLKWILALTLGSVTALGAYWVFKPSKEIPPKLDTPIIALAAGLAAPDVVLATPNLAQLPAALMQVPLFKKVLTEDAVDYYEHHPDKLGLEGSLRRIAFEHELNLQDRFMNALLSEPAEMAMWKSDDGRPGHWVLRITKNNFASLLQWVAKASLSDSQLSVDGSIAKVPLYKLQYGNDDALWFFSQNNKLVVLSDKSWLEGKQAAAWTKILSGLLDDKANPLLQHYGVQAANSGHAVVANMKYLSFGYQSLFANVKALRMDVSKENGWFSHVLLNQQTRWDGMALWQSAPDGAALCLSAPVDWKTLKPVSKKANIPAEWLAQLEPAAGVCWYPDSSLYTPLLLAQTREPKQFTKHAPKLFDWLIGASEAGLRDEEASRLPVRKSKKDDGLLLQRAVSADDGNLSKEAKDAAPDVDKLTLGRYFDVSMAQSGSSIVFSPDSKLVSTAMAVQQKRYAALADRMEGPKQGYIAPEALSKLLTTATMSTLPGKAQPLLQNAAVTYLIPHITAIGEFSNTGLQLSPSADQRKDQHWERLEWKNPK comes from the coding sequence ATGATGAAAAAAATCTCCTTAAAATGGATATTGGCACTCACCCTTGGCAGCGTCACCGCGCTTGGGGCTTACTGGGTTTTCAAGCCTAGCAAAGAAATCCCGCCCAAGCTGGATACGCCGATTATTGCACTGGCAGCTGGCTTGGCAGCCCCTGATGTCGTGCTGGCGACCCCTAATTTAGCGCAGCTACCTGCCGCACTGATGCAAGTACCACTATTTAAAAAGGTGCTCACAGAAGATGCGGTGGATTATTACGAGCATCATCCGGACAAACTAGGCCTGGAAGGTTCGCTCAGACGGATTGCTTTTGAGCACGAGCTTAATCTGCAAGACCGTTTTATGAATGCGCTGCTCTCTGAGCCTGCCGAAATGGCGATGTGGAAAAGCGACGATGGCCGCCCCGGCCACTGGGTGCTGCGCATTACAAAAAACAATTTCGCCAGCCTGCTGCAATGGGTAGCTAAGGCTTCATTAAGCGATAGCCAGCTTAGCGTGGATGGCAGCATCGCCAAAGTGCCATTGTATAAATTGCAATATGGCAACGACGACGCCCTCTGGTTTTTTAGCCAGAATAATAAACTAGTCGTGCTTTCTGATAAAAGCTGGCTGGAAGGCAAGCAGGCTGCGGCATGGACTAAAATCTTAAGCGGCCTGCTTGATGACAAGGCCAATCCTTTACTCCAGCATTACGGCGTGCAAGCCGCCAACAGCGGCCATGCTGTGGTCGCGAATATGAAATATCTTTCATTTGGCTATCAAAGCCTCTTTGCCAATGTAAAAGCGCTGCGCATGGATGTCAGCAAAGAAAACGGCTGGTTCAGCCATGTACTGCTTAATCAGCAAACTCGATGGGATGGCATGGCGCTCTGGCAATCTGCCCCCGATGGCGCTGCGCTTTGTCTATCCGCCCCTGTAGATTGGAAAACACTCAAGCCCGTCAGCAAAAAAGCCAATATCCCCGCCGAATGGCTGGCACAACTGGAGCCTGCCGCAGGCGTGTGCTGGTATCCGGATTCATCGCTCTACACCCCGCTGCTGCTGGCACAAACCCGCGAGCCAAAGCAATTTACCAAGCACGCCCCCAAGCTGTTTGACTGGCTGATAGGCGCAAGTGAAGCCGGCCTGCGGGACGAAGAAGCATCGCGCCTGCCGGTCAGAAAAAGTAAAAAAGATGATGGCCTGCTATTGCAACGCGCGGTGAGCGCCGACGATGGCAACCTGAGCAAAGAGGCCAAAGACGCCGCGCCTGATGTCGATAAGCTCACGCTGGGCCGCTATTTTGACGTCAGCATGGCGCAATCCGGATCATCCATCGTGTTCTCGCCAGACAGCAAACTCGTCAGCACAGCCATGGCCGTACAGCAAAAACGCTACGCCGCACTGGCAGACCGAATGGAAGGCCCAAAACAAGGCTATATCGCCCCGGAAGCGCTCTCCAAACTACTTACCACCGCCACGATGTCCACGCTGCCGGGCAAAGCACAGCCCCTGCTACAAAACGCCGCCGTTACGTATCTCATCCCGCATATCACTGCGATAGGCGAGTTCTCCAACACCGGCCTGCAACTCAGCCCCAGCGCAGATCAACGCAAAGATCAGCATTGGGAAAGATTGGAGTGGAAGAATCCGAAGTGA
- a CDS encoding alpha-2-macroglobulin family protein — MRGNTFYLLSDSDFASTDEATVRLEASTYDAQSYGGVDILVYRVPKPLDFLKQQKDPHKLDLKGNYQGEGAANALRYLWDQWYTRSRKAWQRVFSAPARGAVTQAAPALKTPPPTTTRYTAVRQYQPLKGFELVNEFRYPLHLAKPEAANKAGRLEGSSSERGVTPGNVRVPLGKLAPGLYIIEGYLGSYRAATLLFVSDTALVTKVSSEQMLAWTAHKQSGAAVADSELVWSDGNGTLKSGDTDKEGITVFKKTAPEQSYVYGIDSKGGAMISENFYYPAEVNNSKLYIVTDRPLYRPGDEVNVSLVGRQFESARESSRLKAETVQLMLRDPAGTELSRQEIKISNDGATSRFTLPDNAVAGGYELRLVYQNTPYAAPFRVSEYTKPHYDISIDLDKAALKTGEEVSGKVSMRYPDGRPVAGASVELVLRSQRVSMVNAEVQYQGLFPLKVKQDTLKLDASGNARFSLPAATDPSRYVLRVIGSQSGAYPVTASREVLIDSAASRYHIVPDKQFSAPNETARFKLISDWPGQNKPASWNAQRLEDRSTQSGTLAGNVQQFDIQFKQAGNYQINLLDAAGKPLGQSSFIVSGKGLNVAPGSISLLFDRENYAVGETAEGVLSFPEDVNDALLTLELENVQEKATLAQGGDWLKLNKINARQWKISLPIVKDYRPNMTFSVLYIKHGSHTFQNRGLAVIQPKIDVAIKSDKKEYQPGDMVTLELSSSVAGKGAPAQLSLGVVDEMIYLLQPEITPDIYDFFYHARRNAVRTSASLNFYGYDMAWSPRAGGEDEMRYSSRSQKMLVRPRRDNMDTAYWNGALKTDANGKLKIQFRMPDALSRWRITARAIDNDGVVGQKTHYINSNKAAYVQWAAAKTFREGDTPSLQIAVTQQAEKAQYQLVTRAGNSVQKEQTLNLTKGTSYIPLETGPLQNGQLIVELKQGGKLIDRLITDLSLQAAQEMHTVSQSIQLKEGKADISLPADAQAVRLQLLDSGDAAFRSVIDDLIDYPYGCVEQTASRLLPLSLAYQKLSDAPAPMRAALRQRIENARLRLLKMSGSGAVFSWWGDSTAGDPMLTSYARLAEAQASRALGLSPRLANSKSFQTLYANQVKSMPPLHQALTLWMAADTGEAIRTQLSGLVDQLAKTSPSANTAKANIMNSPDSAQGQQAALVLVSKLASQHKLALPDAIKTSAKTATLSLKKSNKPWLQALAAWSSGELADTAQLLATLSQNTPTLERSLALLWLQDEWKTAKAGTLAPQGAWRKNAGSSGGIEWRLNSKATETLTVQVAKAPALLNATLKYDSASKAASALPVSITRQLYVLEPKGEAGFTAKPVPWTSKLATDKLYIDEIVLQSKKTYRYGLIEAALPPGAMIEEQHWGLNIDNLPGQDKYEDEEGNEQNTLAVQPMQQRPLGYAQPVAVLDGKVVQRQIIRFTQAGRFTLPVARYFRMYQPDEAALEEGAARVVEIR; from the coding sequence GTGCGCGGCAATACTTTTTATTTATTGTCTGATTCTGACTTTGCCAGTACAGACGAGGCCACGGTGCGGCTGGAAGCGTCCACTTACGATGCGCAAAGCTATGGCGGGGTGGATATTCTGGTTTACCGCGTTCCCAAACCGCTGGATTTTCTAAAGCAGCAAAAAGACCCGCATAAGCTTGATTTGAAGGGTAACTATCAGGGCGAAGGCGCGGCCAATGCGCTGCGCTATCTGTGGGACCAATGGTATACCCGCTCACGTAAAGCATGGCAGCGGGTGTTTTCTGCCCCTGCGCGTGGTGCCGTCACCCAAGCCGCGCCCGCACTCAAAACCCCGCCGCCCACCACCACTCGCTATACCGCGGTGCGCCAGTATCAGCCGCTTAAAGGTTTTGAGCTGGTCAACGAGTTTCGCTATCCGCTGCATCTGGCCAAACCAGAAGCTGCGAACAAAGCCGGTCGCTTAGAAGGCAGCAGCAGCGAGCGCGGCGTCACCCCTGGCAATGTTCGCGTACCTTTGGGCAAGCTGGCTCCGGGCTTATATATTATTGAAGGCTATCTGGGCAGCTACCGTGCAGCCACCCTGCTGTTTGTCTCTGATACCGCGCTGGTTACCAAGGTATCGAGCGAACAAATGCTGGCATGGACTGCGCATAAACAAAGCGGCGCCGCCGTAGCCGACAGCGAGCTGGTCTGGAGCGACGGTAATGGCACTTTAAAATCGGGCGACACCGATAAAGAAGGTATCACCGTCTTTAAAAAAACCGCACCTGAGCAAAGCTATGTTTACGGCATAGACAGCAAGGGCGGCGCGATGATCTCGGAGAACTTCTACTATCCGGCAGAGGTGAACAACAGCAAGCTGTATATCGTCACCGACCGCCCGCTCTACCGCCCCGGCGATGAAGTGAATGTGTCGCTGGTAGGCCGCCAATTTGAAAGCGCCCGCGAAAGCAGCCGGCTTAAAGCTGAAACCGTGCAACTGATGCTGCGCGATCCTGCGGGCACCGAATTATCGCGCCAGGAAATCAAAATCAGCAACGATGGCGCAACCAGCCGCTTTACCCTGCCGGACAATGCCGTGGCAGGTGGCTATGAGCTGAGGCTGGTTTACCAGAACACCCCTTATGCCGCGCCGTTTCGCGTGTCTGAATATACCAAGCCGCATTACGATATCAGCATTGATTTGGATAAGGCCGCGCTTAAAACCGGTGAAGAAGTCAGCGGTAAAGTCAGCATGCGCTACCCCGATGGCCGCCCTGTGGCAGGGGCCAGCGTAGAGCTGGTGCTGCGCAGCCAGCGGGTATCTATGGTGAATGCCGAAGTGCAATACCAAGGCTTGTTCCCCCTTAAGGTAAAACAAGACACGCTTAAGCTGGATGCCAGCGGCAATGCCCGCTTTAGCCTGCCTGCCGCCACCGACCCCAGCCGCTATGTCTTGCGTGTGATCGGCAGCCAATCTGGCGCTTACCCCGTTACAGCCAGCCGCGAAGTGCTGATCGACAGCGCCGCCAGCCGCTACCACATCGTGCCGGACAAGCAGTTTTCTGCACCTAACGAAACCGCCCGCTTTAAGCTGATCAGCGATTGGCCGGGGCAGAATAAACCCGCCAGCTGGAATGCTCAGCGACTGGAAGACCGCAGCACACAAAGCGGCACGCTCGCAGGCAATGTCCAACAATTTGATATTCAGTTTAAGCAGGCCGGTAATTACCAGATTAATTTGCTGGATGCTGCGGGCAAGCCACTTGGGCAAAGCAGCTTTATAGTCAGCGGCAAGGGGCTAAATGTAGCGCCGGGATCGATCTCACTGCTGTTTGATCGCGAAAACTATGCGGTGGGTGAAACCGCCGAAGGGGTACTGAGTTTTCCTGAAGATGTAAACGATGCCCTGCTCACCTTAGAGCTGGAAAACGTGCAGGAAAAAGCCACGCTGGCCCAAGGCGGTGATTGGCTCAAGCTGAATAAAATCAACGCCCGCCAGTGGAAAATTAGCCTGCCTATCGTTAAAGACTATCGCCCGAATATGACTTTCTCGGTGCTGTATATCAAGCACGGCAGCCATACTTTCCAGAACCGTGGCTTAGCAGTGATTCAGCCCAAAATCGACGTCGCCATTAAAAGCGACAAAAAAGAATATCAACCCGGCGATATGGTGACGCTGGAGCTAAGCAGCAGTGTGGCGGGTAAAGGCGCACCGGCTCAGCTTAGCTTGGGTGTGGTCGATGAAATGATTTATCTGCTGCAGCCTGAAATCACGCCGGATATTTATGACTTTTTCTACCACGCCCGCCGCAATGCGGTGCGCACCAGCGCCAGCTTAAATTTCTATGGCTACGATATGGCATGGTCGCCGCGCGCAGGTGGGGAAGATGAAATGCGCTATAGCTCGCGCTCGCAAAAAATGCTGGTTCGCCCGCGGCGCGACAATATGGACACAGCCTACTGGAACGGCGCGCTGAAGACCGACGCCAACGGCAAACTCAAAATCCAGTTCCGCATGCCCGACGCGCTCAGCCGCTGGCGTATTACTGCCAGAGCCATTGATAACGACGGTGTGGTCGGGCAAAAAACCCACTATATCAACTCGAATAAAGCCGCCTATGTGCAATGGGCCGCGGCCAAAACCTTCCGTGAGGGCGACACGCCCAGCCTGCAAATCGCCGTGACTCAGCAGGCCGAAAAAGCCCAGTATCAATTGGTGACGCGCGCGGGGAATAGCGTACAAAAAGAGCAAACGCTCAACCTCACCAAGGGCACCAGTTATATTCCACTGGAGACTGGCCCGCTGCAAAACGGCCAGTTGATTGTTGAATTAAAACAAGGCGGCAAGCTGATCGACCGGCTGATTACCGATCTTAGCCTGCAAGCGGCGCAAGAAATGCACACGGTCAGCCAAAGCATTCAGCTAAAAGAGGGTAAGGCAGATATCAGCCTGCCTGCCGATGCACAAGCCGTGCGCCTACAGCTTTTAGATAGCGGCGATGCGGCGTTTCGCAGTGTGATCGATGATTTAATCGATTACCCCTATGGCTGCGTAGAGCAAACCGCCAGCCGCCTGCTGCCCTTAAGCCTTGCTTACCAAAAGCTCAGCGACGCCCCAGCGCCTATGCGCGCTGCCTTGCGCCAGCGTATCGAAAACGCACGTTTACGCTTACTAAAAATGAGCGGCAGCGGCGCGGTCTTTAGCTGGTGGGGCGACAGCACGGCAGGCGACCCGATGCTGACCAGCTACGCCCGCCTTGCCGAAGCACAGGCCAGCCGTGCGCTGGGCCTAAGCCCAAGGCTGGCCAACAGCAAATCCTTCCAAACGCTGTATGCCAATCAAGTAAAATCCATGCCGCCGCTGCATCAGGCGCTTACTTTATGGATGGCGGCCGACACCGGCGAGGCGATTCGCACCCAGCTTTCCGGTCTTGTCGATCAGCTGGCAAAAACCAGCCCTTCAGCAAATACGGCCAAGGCCAATATCATGAACTCGCCCGATTCGGCGCAAGGCCAGCAGGCCGCGCTGGTGCTGGTCAGCAAGCTGGCCAGCCAGCACAAGCTCGCACTGCCGGACGCCATCAAAACATCGGCCAAAACGGCAACGCTCAGCCTTAAAAAATCAAACAAGCCATGGCTGCAGGCACTGGCAGCATGGAGCAGTGGCGAGCTAGCTGACACCGCACAGCTGCTGGCCACACTCAGCCAGAACACACCAACGCTGGAGCGCTCCCTCGCCCTGCTGTGGTTGCAAGATGAGTGGAAAACCGCCAAGGCCGGCACGCTTGCGCCACAGGGGGCATGGCGCAAAAACGCAGGTAGCAGCGGCGGCATTGAATGGCGTTTAAACAGCAAAGCCACAGAAACATTGACTGTTCAGGTAGCTAAAGCACCGGCCTTACTCAATGCCACGCTGAAATACGATAGCGCCAGCAAAGCAGCAAGCGCGCTGCCAGTGAGCATTACCCGTCAGCTTTATGTATTAGAGCCCAAAGGAGAGGCGGGCTTTACCGCCAAGCCTGTGCCCTGGACCAGTAAGCTGGCGACCGACAAATTGTATATCGATGAAATCGTGCTGCAATCGAAAAAAACCTACCGCTACGGCCTGATTGAAGCGGCACTGCCACCGGGAGCCATGATTGAAGAGCAGCATTGGGGATTAAATATCGACAATCTGCCGGGGCAGGATAAATACGAGGATGAGGAAGGAAACGAGCAAAACACCCTCGCCGTCCAGCCCATGCAACAGCGCCCCCTAGGCTACGCCCAGCCTGTGGCCGTGCTAGATGGCAAAGTCGTGCAGCGGCAGATTATCCGCTTCACCCAAGCGGGCCGCTTTACCCTGCCTGTAGCACGCTACTTTAGAATGTATCAGCCAGACGAAGCCGCGCTAGAAGAAGGAGCTGCTCGTGTTGTGGAGATTCGCTAA
- a CDS encoding DUF1175 family protein encodes MFLSKYLCTGLILLCTTSHAAEPVLNPAQTQAFRGWFVRIVNEQLRQGPNPRWQHRDCAGLVRFAVAEALQKHDAAWLQSNGISRTGLPPEVDLSPASRDALRHNWKQSDGKRAAYVPTFGLVQNNARLIGKDINQAEAGDLLFFDQGDDQHVMVWTGRYIAYHTGTSHPKDSGLRAVRIDQLMQWKDTRWQPRNDNPNFIGIYRLAFLPSAS; translated from the coding sequence GTGTTTTTAAGTAAATATCTCTGCACTGGCCTTATCCTGCTCTGCACCACCAGCCATGCCGCAGAACCCGTCCTCAACCCCGCTCAAACGCAGGCTTTTCGGGGCTGGTTTGTGCGGATTGTGAATGAGCAGCTTCGTCAGGGGCCGAACCCGCGCTGGCAGCATCGAGATTGCGCGGGGCTGGTGCGTTTTGCGGTGGCAGAAGCCTTGCAAAAGCACGATGCGGCATGGCTGCAAAGCAATGGCATCAGCCGTACAGGTTTACCGCCAGAAGTGGATTTAAGCCCAGCCAGCCGCGATGCCCTGCGGCACAACTGGAAGCAATCTGACGGCAAACGTGCCGCCTATGTGCCCACCTTCGGGCTGGTGCAAAATAATGCCCGCCTGATTGGCAAAGATATTAATCAGGCAGAGGCGGGTGATTTACTTTTTTTTGACCAGGGCGACGATCAGCATGTGATGGTCTGGACTGGTCGTTATATTGCCTACCACACCGGAACGTCTCACCCAAAAGACTCGGGTTTAAGAGCCGTAAGAATCGATCAATTAATGCAATGGAAAGACACGCGATGGCAGCCACGCAACGACAACCCCAACTTTATCGGCATCTATCGCCTGGCTTTCTTGCCCTCTGCTTCTTAA
- the pepN gene encoding aminopeptidase N — MTLQSTPINRLDYTPPAFLIDRVDLTFELEESQTRVQSRLVLKRNPEAAPQLPLELAGEELTLESIKLDGAPLKADAYTVSANGLMIAAMPDEAILEIVTLINPLTNTSLNGLYVSSGNFITQCEAEGFRKITYYLDRPDVMAKFTTTIIADKTRYPVLLSNGNRVDSGQMDKNRHWVKWVDPFKKPAYLFALVAGKLVMLADQHTTPSGRQVALEIFVEPGNLDKCHHAMAAVKKAMRWDEERFGLEYDLDSYMIVATSDFNMGAMENKGLNIFNTKYVLAKPETATDVDFDGIDAVVAHEYFHNWTGNRVTCRDWFQLSLKEGLTVYRDQEFSSDIGSRSVERINNVKALREMQFAEDAGPQAHSVRPEAYSEINNFYTMTIYEKGSEVVRMYATLLGKAGFRKGMDLYFKRHDGQAVTCDDFRAAMSDANGVDLTQFEEWYKQAGTPELAITSQYDAAAKTYTLHIEQSCPATPGQAEKRPFHIPLALGLLDKQGKDLPLQLVGEVEAQGTTRVLELTATSHSFSFINIDEAPTPSLLRDFSAPVKLSYAYSDEELVFLMANDSDAFNRWEAANTFAKNLLLSLYASNDDQPLAPASFINALRKVLSEKLDPSLIALMLDLPRENYLLEQIDSVNPAQLHLVHRSVKAQIARELRAELLATYNKLNDGSAYQYEDAGKRSLKNICLDYLAELDEPLVTELLSKQYRLSDNMTDRLSALKALVNRDGGEAQLADFAVQWHDDALVMDKWFALQSTSRRPGALSRVQALMDHPAFSIKNPNKVRALIMGFCLQNAVHFHAADGYGYAFAADRIIELDKINPQVAARLASSFNRWKKMEPQRRQMMQDELQRIAQQDDLSSDLAEIVNKALS; from the coding sequence ATGACACTCCAAAGCACCCCAATTAATCGCCTCGATTACACTCCTCCGGCCTTTTTAATCGACCGAGTGGATCTTACTTTCGAACTAGAAGAAAGCCAGACCCGGGTTCAATCCCGTCTGGTACTCAAACGCAACCCTGAGGCCGCGCCCCAATTACCACTGGAGCTGGCTGGCGAAGAGCTGACACTTGAATCGATCAAGTTAGACGGCGCGCCACTCAAGGCCGATGCTTATACGGTTTCTGCCAATGGCTTAATGATCGCGGCCATGCCCGACGAAGCCATTCTGGAAATCGTGACCCTGATTAACCCGCTCACCAACACCAGCTTAAATGGGCTGTATGTTTCGAGCGGTAATTTTATTACTCAGTGCGAGGCCGAAGGCTTTCGCAAGATTACTTATTACTTAGATCGCCCTGATGTGATGGCTAAATTTACCACCACCATCATTGCCGATAAAACCCGCTACCCTGTACTGCTGTCTAACGGCAATCGCGTCGACAGCGGCCAGATGGATAAAAACCGTCACTGGGTAAAATGGGTCGATCCATTTAAAAAACCCGCTTATCTCTTTGCACTGGTTGCCGGTAAATTAGTCATGCTGGCCGATCAGCACACCACGCCAAGTGGCCGCCAGGTTGCGCTAGAGATTTTTGTAGAGCCGGGCAATCTGGATAAATGTCATCACGCCATGGCCGCAGTCAAAAAAGCCATGCGCTGGGATGAAGAGCGCTTTGGTCTGGAATACGATCTGGATTCCTACATGATTGTTGCCACCAGCGATTTCAATATGGGCGCGATGGAAAACAAAGGCTTGAATATTTTCAACACCAAATACGTGTTGGCCAAGCCAGAAACCGCCACTGACGTGGATTTTGACGGCATTGATGCCGTGGTTGCCCACGAATACTTCCATAACTGGACCGGCAATCGCGTGACCTGCCGCGATTGGTTCCAGCTCAGCCTAAAAGAAGGGCTAACGGTTTATCGCGATCAGGAGTTCTCCAGCGATATCGGCAGCCGCTCGGTTGAGCGTATTAATAACGTAAAAGCGCTGCGCGAAATGCAATTTGCCGAAGACGCAGGCCCGCAAGCGCACTCGGTTCGCCCAGAAGCTTACTCAGAAATTAATAATTTCTACACCATGACCATTTACGAGAAAGGCTCGGAAGTGGTGCGCATGTATGCCACCCTTTTGGGCAAGGCAGGCTTTCGTAAGGGGATGGATCTCTACTTTAAGCGCCACGATGGCCAGGCAGTTACATGTGATGATTTCCGTGCGGCCATGAGTGATGCAAATGGTGTTGATCTCACTCAGTTTGAAGAGTGGTATAAGCAGGCAGGTACACCAGAATTGGCCATCACCAGCCAATATGACGCCGCAGCCAAAACCTATACCCTGCATATCGAGCAAAGCTGCCCAGCCACACCGGGCCAAGCCGAAAAACGCCCTTTCCATATTCCGCTGGCACTAGGCCTCTTGGATAAGCAAGGCAAAGACTTGCCGCTGCAATTAGTGGGTGAAGTAGAAGCACAGGGCACAACACGCGTGCTGGAGCTGACGGCCACCAGCCACAGCTTTAGCTTTATCAATATTGACGAAGCGCCAACGCCATCCTTGCTACGTGATTTCTCTGCGCCGGTGAAGCTGAGCTATGCTTACAGCGATGAAGAGCTGGTGTTTCTGATGGCTAACGACAGCGATGCCTTTAATCGCTGGGAAGCTGCCAATACCTTTGCAAAAAACCTGCTGCTCTCGCTTTACGCCAGCAACGATGATCAGCCACTCGCGCCTGCCAGCTTTATTAATGCGCTGCGTAAAGTATTAAGCGAAAAGCTCGATCCTTCACTCATTGCACTGATGCTGGATCTGCCGCGCGAAAATTATCTGCTTGAACAAATCGACAGCGTAAACCCTGCGCAATTGCATCTGGTACATCGCAGCGTCAAAGCACAAATCGCCCGCGAATTACGCGCCGAGCTGCTAGCAACTTACAACAAGCTCAACGATGGTAGCGCCTACCAGTACGAAGACGCGGGTAAACGCAGCCTGAAAAACATCTGCTTAGATTACTTAGCCGAGCTGGATGAACCCTTAGTTACCGAGCTATTAAGTAAGCAATATCGCCTTTCCGACAATATGACCGATCGCCTTTCCGCGCTTAAAGCACTGGTTAACCGTGATGGTGGTGAAGCCCAGCTGGCAGATTTTGCGGTGCAATGGCACGACGACGCGCTGGTGATGGATAAATGGTTTGCCCTGCAATCCACCAGCCGCCGCCCCGGCGCACTCAGCCGTGTGCAAGCGCTCATGGATCATCCGGCATTTTCAATTAAAAACCCGAATAAAGTACGCGCGCTGATTATGGGTTTTTGCTTGCAAAATGCAGTGCATTTCCACGCAGCAGATGGCTATGGCTATGCTTTTGCTGCCGACCGAATTATTGAACTCGACAAAATCAACCCACAAGTCGCAGCCCGCTTGGCATCCAGCTTTAACCGCTGGAAAAAAATGGAGCCACAACGCAGGCAAATGATGCAAGACGAGCTACAACGCATTGCCCAGCAAGATGATTTATCCAGCGATTTGGCTGAAATTGTGAATAAAGCGCTGAGCTAA
- a CDS encoding DUF2300 domain-containing protein, with protein MLWRFAKPKSPLAPLFQRGEATYAAHWGAVCSAQNGDSKHHASPFEKGGLRGICLFILLLTSNQATASTPCQPLPEIQQRLEQLARGWHSTLALETGYAPPARYTVCQLKSGLPFADHPLKRIYIRGLASENDEITLAHEYLHLAFSHHPRGHYEVFIEAMARRLVGVQ; from the coding sequence GTGTTGTGGAGATTCGCTAAGCCGAAATCCCCCCTAGCCCCCCTTTTTCAAAGGGGGGAAGCGACCTATGCAGCGCACTGGGGAGCTGTTTGCTCTGCGCAAAACGGCGACAGTAAGCACCACGCCTCCCCCTTTGAAAAAGGGGGATTGAGGGGGATTTGCCTGTTCATTCTGCTCCTCACCAGCAACCAAGCCACAGCCAGCACGCCCTGCCAGCCCTTGCCAGAAATCCAGCAAAGGCTGGAGCAACTGGCGCGTGGCTGGCATAGCACACTGGCGCTAGAAACCGGCTATGCACCGCCAGCACGCTATACCGTTTGCCAGTTAAAAAGTGGCCTGCCCTTTGCGGATCACCCGCTAAAACGTATTTATATCCGTGGGCTTGCCAGCGAGAACGATGAAATCACCCTCGCCCACGAATACCTGCACCTCGCCTTCAGCCACCACCCACGCGGCCACTATGAGGTGTTTATCGAAGCCATGGCAAGACGCCTTGTGGGGGTGCAGTGA